The following are encoded together in the Pedobacter steynii genome:
- a CDS encoding non-ribosomal peptide synthetase, producing MLDQKSDLSFNEITFNPFEDQKDIEKIVAINESQREIWLSCILGGDEASLAYNESVSLDFSGPFHFGYFRKSFEIIVKRHEALRSSVSANGEHFIIYDDFPFPFEMEDLSNSNTDEQDLLLKEFVSAQMNLPFDLQNDPLFRVQIHKLKENRHYFTLVIHHLIGDGWSIGIILEDLSKLYNAFLKGFPATLEKGPQISTYALEQHEFLQSNDFKKVENYWLELYKGPIPVLDLPTDYLRPSMRSYKANRIDHPLSVSLINQLKAMGAKAGCSLVNTILSAFEIFLYQQTGQTDIVVGLPTAGQSATENFELVGHCVNLLPLRSTIDQEVSFLQYLKYRKSAFFDAYEHQQLSFGQLVKKLNVKRDPSRIPLVPVVFNMDMGMDNAVFFDTLKHRLISNPRAYETFEIFLNLTGSKDSFVLEWTYNTQLFKAATIDRMTNDFEVLLERLAGHPDLQLKEFAQAETEELPEPTINDGLPFKDTISLINEAASLYPDKTAVSFRTEQINYTALIRKSNQLAFYLIKKGVQHGDVIGLSTERSMEMLISLLAILKAGAVYIPLDPEYPHERIEFMLEDSAAKTLLTSRQNKGKFRSDALEIVIEEIWDDLNNYPDHDPGLTLSPNDLAYILYTSGSTGKPKGVKITHKNLANFLLSMQAAPGITAADRLLAITTISFDIAGLELYLPLISGAELIIADAEETKDGRLLLHIIEERKISIMQATPSTWQMMIDSDWQKKYPIKVLSGGEAIKKELADQLLKRCAELWNMYGPTETTIWSTIKKLSFADQQMTIGLPINQTQIYIIDELGRPLPAGMPGEICIGGAGVADGYLNRPELTAEKFIKRKNSGQLLYKTGDLGKLLENGEYLCLGRIDQQVKIRGHRIELGEIESIIAAQEGVNQAVVLAREDTPSDKRLVAYVLPDDKTDQDNLSWKDRWDALYDMGAASKQNLALSEQNLDDSLLEHYENSADLALQAAEWLQSSAERIKALGSKKIFEIGSGAGQLLFELAPGTEYYMATDYAQTAIHNLNEKLEAAPEKWSHVKAKTAAADDFTAIVDASFDLVVIHSVAQYFANADYLIKVIKESVKSLKVGGCIFIGDMQGKNSLKMCHAMDHLPHAADTSTLTSFNEAVLNRVRIEDELVADPAFFYSLPAMIPEISGVDVQLRKGQSLNETTKYHYDIWLYVGVPSHTATPDIQADWTNGGSLSEAEQLLSANPSKVLEFKNILNERTAKDHRLLQLMQSEAPDSPLKNIKAMVESVKEGYAPDLFWALGERLNFNAHLRWTTDGTDGLFDVVFIPSSRKATIPYFSAAGSLKPNIYHYARLPFSKNEIVVSKEIITKWKENLYEALPSYMVPEDFIVLKSFPLTANAKIDRNAFPKPYGKKGNGDTSLQPRLPLTKNEQLVLDIWSAALGLEELNITDDFFELGGHSLLAVKVMIAIEKETGKRLPLSTLFNNSTIEKLAGQLSEDEHEEIWESLVPIKVTGKKDPIFLIHGGGLNILLFKSVSSYFDDDQPVYGLQAMGLNKETDIPPSLEEISKRYVDEILKVHPNGSYALAGYSLGGLIAFEMAKQLKAMGKDIKLLGVMDTYVGSHTAPSGTLPKLTRKIIRQFHKVPFFVKSFLNNPRESLAYQLNIISYKWKKLFSSDLGMEREIFTDYEKEIYSAYSKANDKYKLQASDLEVTLFCVEKRLYYLDDKVFLGWDKFALKGVKIHEVPGDHKTFLLPPNDQKFAQILQAVLDYKK from the coding sequence ATGCTTGATCAGAAATCCGACCTTAGTTTTAACGAAATCACCTTCAATCCATTTGAGGACCAAAAGGATATTGAGAAAATTGTAGCAATTAATGAATCACAACGTGAAATTTGGCTATCCTGTATTTTAGGTGGAGATGAAGCCAGTCTTGCCTATAATGAATCTGTTTCACTGGACTTTTCAGGTCCTTTTCATTTCGGTTATTTCAGAAAATCTTTTGAAATAATTGTAAAACGCCATGAAGCCTTAAGATCTTCAGTTAGTGCAAATGGAGAGCATTTTATCATTTACGATGATTTTCCTTTCCCTTTCGAAATGGAAGATCTGAGCAATTCCAATACCGATGAACAGGACCTGCTGCTTAAAGAATTCGTAAGCGCTCAGATGAACCTTCCCTTCGATTTGCAGAATGACCCCCTGTTCCGTGTACAAATTCATAAACTGAAAGAAAACCGCCATTATTTTACATTGGTTATCCATCACCTCATTGGTGACGGCTGGTCTATAGGTATCATTTTAGAAGACCTGAGCAAACTTTACAACGCATTTTTGAAAGGTTTCCCGGCAACTCTGGAAAAGGGGCCCCAGATCAGCACCTATGCTCTGGAACAACACGAATTCCTCCAAAGCAATGATTTCAAAAAGGTAGAAAATTACTGGCTGGAACTTTACAAAGGTCCTATCCCTGTACTGGATCTGCCAACAGATTACCTCAGGCCATCAATGCGCTCTTACAAAGCCAATCGGATTGATCATCCACTTTCCGTGTCGCTGATCAATCAATTGAAAGCAATGGGTGCCAAAGCAGGCTGCAGCCTGGTCAACACAATTTTGAGTGCATTTGAGATTTTTCTATATCAACAAACCGGACAAACGGATATTGTGGTCGGACTGCCAACAGCAGGACAATCTGCAACAGAAAATTTTGAATTGGTTGGACATTGTGTGAATCTGTTGCCTTTAAGAAGTACCATTGATCAGGAAGTTTCCTTCCTGCAATACCTAAAATACAGAAAATCTGCTTTTTTTGATGCCTACGAACATCAGCAGCTTAGTTTTGGACAGCTGGTAAAAAAATTAAATGTCAAAAGAGATCCTTCCCGAATTCCTTTGGTTCCGGTGGTGTTTAACATGGATATGGGCATGGATAATGCCGTCTTTTTCGACACCCTCAAACATCGTTTGATTTCAAACCCAAGGGCATATGAAACCTTTGAGATCTTTCTGAATCTGACCGGATCGAAAGACAGCTTTGTATTGGAGTGGACTTATAACACCCAGCTCTTCAAGGCTGCAACGATAGACCGGATGACAAATGATTTTGAAGTCCTGCTGGAAAGACTAGCCGGTCATCCGGACCTTCAATTAAAGGAGTTCGCTCAAGCCGAGACAGAAGAACTACCGGAGCCAACAATAAACGATGGGCTGCCTTTTAAAGATACGATCAGTCTGATCAATGAGGCAGCAAGCCTTTACCCAGATAAAACTGCTGTTTCTTTCAGAACTGAACAGATAAACTATACTGCGCTGATAAGGAAATCTAACCAGCTGGCTTTCTACCTGATTAAAAAGGGAGTTCAGCATGGTGACGTTATCGGATTGTCCACAGAGCGTTCTATGGAAATGCTGATTTCTCTGCTTGCTATCCTGAAGGCCGGAGCGGTCTATATCCCTCTGGATCCGGAATATCCTCATGAAAGGATAGAATTCATGTTGGAAGATTCTGCAGCAAAAACATTGCTGACTTCACGCCAAAATAAAGGCAAGTTCCGCAGCGATGCCTTAGAAATTGTAATTGAAGAAATCTGGGATGACCTTAACAATTATCCTGATCATGACCCCGGTTTGACCTTAAGTCCGAATGACCTGGCTTATATCCTGTATACTTCCGGATCAACAGGAAAGCCAAAAGGGGTAAAAATCACTCATAAAAATCTTGCTAACTTTTTATTAAGCATGCAGGCTGCACCTGGAATTACTGCAGCAGACCGTCTGCTTGCGATCACCACCATTTCTTTCGACATTGCTGGTCTGGAGCTTTATCTACCCCTCATTTCTGGAGCAGAACTCATCATTGCAGATGCGGAAGAAACAAAAGACGGCAGATTACTCCTCCATATCATTGAGGAAAGAAAAATCAGTATCATGCAAGCCACTCCTTCCACCTGGCAGATGATGATTGATTCTGACTGGCAAAAAAAATATCCGATAAAAGTGCTTTCTGGTGGAGAGGCCATAAAGAAGGAACTTGCGGATCAACTGCTTAAACGTTGTGCAGAGTTATGGAATATGTATGGTCCAACCGAAACAACGATTTGGTCCACGATCAAAAAACTAAGCTTTGCAGATCAGCAAATGACTATAGGCCTTCCGATTAACCAGACGCAGATTTACATCATAGATGAATTGGGTAGGCCCTTACCTGCCGGGATGCCAGGTGAAATATGCATTGGCGGCGCAGGTGTGGCAGATGGCTATTTAAACAGACCAGAGTTGACAGCCGAGAAGTTTATAAAGAGAAAAAACTCAGGTCAGCTATTATATAAAACAGGTGATCTTGGCAAATTACTGGAGAACGGGGAATACCTGTGCCTGGGAAGGATCGATCAGCAGGTAAAAATCCGTGGACACCGGATCGAATTGGGGGAAATTGAATCCATTATTGCCGCACAGGAAGGAGTTAACCAGGCTGTCGTCCTGGCAAGAGAAGATACTCCTTCCGATAAACGGCTGGTTGCTTATGTGCTCCCTGACGACAAAACCGATCAGGATAACCTTTCCTGGAAAGATCGCTGGGATGCGCTTTATGATATGGGGGCTGCATCCAAGCAAAACCTGGCTCTTTCCGAACAAAATTTGGACGATAGTTTGCTGGAACATTATGAAAACAGTGCTGATTTAGCTTTACAGGCTGCAGAATGGCTTCAATCCTCAGCAGAAAGGATTAAGGCACTCGGTTCAAAAAAAATATTCGAAATTGGAAGTGGTGCCGGACAGCTCTTATTTGAACTCGCTCCCGGAACTGAATATTATATGGCTACTGATTACGCCCAGACAGCCATTCATAATTTAAATGAGAAGTTAGAAGCAGCTCCTGAAAAATGGAGCCATGTAAAAGCAAAAACTGCAGCTGCAGATGATTTTACAGCCATTGTGGATGCTTCCTTTGATCTGGTAGTGATTCATAGTGTCGCCCAGTATTTTGCTAATGCGGATTACCTGATCAAAGTGATCAAAGAATCTGTAAAGTCGCTCAAAGTCGGTGGATGTATTTTTATCGGAGATATGCAGGGCAAGAATTCCCTGAAAATGTGCCATGCGATGGACCACCTGCCTCATGCTGCTGATACCAGTACGCTTACTTCATTTAATGAAGCTGTGCTCAATAGGGTCCGGATAGAGGACGAATTGGTTGCAGATCCGGCGTTTTTCTATAGTCTCCCGGCCATGATACCTGAAATCTCGGGAGTAGATGTGCAACTTCGGAAAGGTCAATCTTTAAATGAGACTACTAAATACCATTACGACATATGGTTGTATGTGGGGGTTCCATCCCATACCGCAACTCCTGATATCCAGGCAGATTGGACGAATGGGGGGTCATTGTCCGAAGCAGAACAGCTCCTGTCAGCCAATCCATCAAAGGTGCTAGAGTTCAAAAATATTCTAAATGAACGTACTGCCAAAGACCATCGGTTATTACAGCTCATGCAGAGTGAAGCTCCGGACAGTCCATTAAAAAATATCAAAGCAATGGTGGAATCAGTAAAGGAAGGCTACGCTCCCGACCTGTTCTGGGCACTGGGAGAACGTTTAAACTTTAATGCACACCTGAGGTGGACTACTGATGGAACAGATGGACTGTTTGATGTGGTATTTATTCCTTCTTCCCGGAAAGCAACCATTCCTTATTTTTCTGCTGCCGGGTCTTTAAAGCCGAATATATACCACTATGCCAGGTTACCTTTCTCCAAAAATGAAATCGTTGTTTCTAAAGAGATCATTACAAAATGGAAGGAAAACCTTTACGAAGCACTCCCATCCTATATGGTTCCGGAAGACTTTATTGTACTGAAGAGTTTTCCTCTAACGGCAAATGCAAAAATAGACAGAAACGCATTTCCTAAACCTTATGGCAAAAAAGGTAATGGAGATACCAGTCTTCAGCCACGGTTGCCGCTTACTAAAAATGAGCAACTGGTACTGGATATCTGGTCAGCTGCATTGGGACTAGAGGAATTAAACATTACCGATGATTTTTTTGAGCTTGGCGGGCATTCCCTTCTGGCGGTAAAAGTAATGATAGCAATTGAAAAGGAAACGGGGAAGAGACTTCCGCTATCTACTCTTTTTAACAATTCAACAATCGAAAAGCTGGCCGGACAACTTTCGGAGGACGAGCATGAAGAAATTTGGGAATCCCTAGTTCCTATAAAAGTGACCGGTAAAAAAGACCCCATATTTTTAATCCATGGCGGTGGATTAAATATCCTCTTATTTAAATCAGTTAGCAGCTATTTTGACGACGACCAGCCTGTTTACGGACTTCAGGCCATGGGACTGAACAAAGAAACGGACATCCCTCCCAGCCTGGAAGAAATTTCGAAAAGGTACGTCGACGAAATACTCAAAGTTCATCCTAATGGCTCCTATGCTTTAGCAGGTTATTCTTTGGGAGGACTGATTGCATTTGAAATGGCAAAACAATTAAAGGCAATGGGAAAAGACATCAAGTTACTGGGTGTCATGGATACTTATGTAGGTTCACATACAGCGCCTTCCGGAACTTTGCCAAAGTTAACCAGGAAAATCATTCGTCAGTTCCATAAGGTGCCGTTTTTCGTAAAATCATTCCTGAATAATCCAAGAGAATCTCTGGCTTATCAGCTGAACATCATCAGCTATAAATGGAAAAAGCTATTTTCTTCTGACCTTGGAATGGAAAGAGAAATCTTTACTGATTATGAAAAAGAGATCTATAGTGCCTATAGCAAAGCCAACGACAAATATAAGCTTCAGGCATCTGATTTGGAAGTGACGCTTTTCTGTGTCGAGAAAAGGCTTTATTATCTGGATGACAAGGTATTTCTGGGATGGGATAAGTTTGCCTTGAAAGGGGTGAAGATCCATGAAGTTCCCGGCGATCATAAAACATTTTTGCTTCCGCCCAATGATCAAAAATTCGCACAGATACTACAAGCTGTCCTGGATTATAAGAAGTAA
- a CDS encoding glycosyltransferase family 2 protein, whose amino-acid sequence MIIIFWVSLFLIIYTFVGYGLLLFILVRIKRFFKKTSSFDLDQVLPGVTVLVAAYNEEDLIEEKIKNTLELDYPKEKLHVILITDGSSDRTVERASNWKDILLLHEDIRAGKMAAIKRAMPFIKTEIIVFTDANTFLNKAALKELVKHYQNKKVGAVAGEKRILVQESADASSAGEGFYWKYESALKKWDYELYSNVGAAGELFSIRTSLYEPVESDTIIDDHMIAMRIAEKGYIIAYEAAAYAMETASANTAEELKRKIRIAAGGIQSIGRLKKAANPFNYPILTFQYISHRVLRWTITPFLLILVFLLNGWICFNNPQMIYKVLFGGQVVFYLLSLLGLFFESRQIRVKAFFVPYYFCVMNYAVIAGIVRFFKKNQSAAWEKSKRK is encoded by the coding sequence ATGATTATAATTTTTTGGGTCAGCCTTTTTCTGATCATCTATACTTTTGTTGGTTATGGGTTACTTTTGTTTATCCTGGTCAGAATAAAACGATTCTTTAAAAAAACATCATCTTTTGATCTGGATCAGGTATTACCAGGAGTAACCGTGCTGGTGGCTGCTTATAATGAGGAAGATCTGATAGAGGAGAAGATCAAAAACACCCTTGAACTTGATTACCCCAAAGAAAAACTACACGTTATCCTGATTACAGATGGCTCCAGCGACCGTACCGTAGAAAGGGCATCTAACTGGAAAGATATTTTATTATTGCATGAGGACATCAGGGCAGGAAAAATGGCGGCAATCAAACGAGCTATGCCATTTATAAAAACTGAGATCATTGTGTTTACAGATGCAAATACGTTTTTAAACAAGGCCGCTTTAAAAGAACTGGTCAAACATTACCAGAATAAAAAAGTAGGAGCGGTAGCCGGAGAAAAGAGAATACTGGTTCAGGAAAGTGCGGATGCGAGTTCGGCTGGGGAAGGTTTTTACTGGAAATATGAGTCGGCCCTTAAAAAATGGGATTATGAATTGTACTCCAATGTTGGTGCTGCAGGAGAATTGTTTAGCATCAGAACCTCGCTTTATGAACCTGTAGAAAGCGACACCATTATCGATGACCATATGATCGCTATGAGAATTGCCGAAAAAGGTTACATTATCGCCTATGAGGCGGCTGCGTATGCAATGGAAACCGCTTCTGCAAATACTGCCGAGGAGCTGAAAAGGAAAATACGTATTGCGGCGGGAGGAATACAGTCTATCGGCCGCTTGAAAAAAGCTGCCAATCCATTTAACTATCCAATACTGACATTTCAGTACATTAGCCATCGGGTATTGCGATGGACCATTACTCCCTTTCTGCTCATTCTGGTTTTCTTATTGAATGGATGGATTTGCTTCAATAATCCTCAGATGATTTATAAAGTCCTGTTTGGTGGACAGGTGGTGTTTTACCTTTTAAGTCTTCTTGGGCTGTTTTTTGAAAGCCGTCAGATCCGGGTCAAAGCCTTTTTTGTGCCTTATTATTTTTGCGTAATGAATTATGCGGTAATTGCGGGTATTGTCCGCTTCTTTAAAAAGAACCAGAGTGCGGCCTGGGAAAAATCAAAAAGAAAATAA
- a CDS encoding glycosyltransferase family 2 protein, with product MKLTSIITVNFNQPEVTLDLLKSIKKHADQESLEVIVVDNGSREDHGARFKEEFPGLIYIRSEANLGFAGGNNLGVRASKGAYLLFLNNDTEITAHLIPVLKGELDSNPEIGMVSPLILYFDQPNIIQYAGFTEMNYLLCRNKGIGSMDEDQGQYDQVSVETGYCHGAAMMCRRSDLDRVGLMAEHFFLYYEELDWCEQFKKAGKKIWFTGKAKVYHKESISVGKESSIKTYFMTRNRMLFIRRNTGLLNTLLFSIYYIFLASSRQVVLYLLKGRADLIKGVIKGLWWNLTNSKNSSKLGFKI from the coding sequence ATGAAACTTACTTCCATTATCACGGTCAATTTTAATCAGCCTGAAGTAACCCTGGACCTTCTGAAATCAATAAAAAAACATGCTGATCAGGAATCCCTGGAAGTTATAGTAGTTGATAATGGCAGTCGGGAAGACCATGGAGCCCGTTTTAAGGAGGAGTTTCCGGGATTGATCTATATCCGATCGGAAGCAAATCTGGGATTTGCAGGGGGAAACAACCTTGGCGTCAGGGCATCAAAAGGAGCGTATCTCTTATTCCTTAACAACGATACCGAAATCACTGCGCATCTGATCCCGGTTTTGAAGGGAGAACTGGATTCAAACCCGGAAATCGGAATGGTTTCTCCATTGATTTTATATTTTGATCAGCCAAATATTATACAATATGCCGGGTTCACAGAAATGAATTATCTCCTGTGCAGGAATAAGGGGATCGGGAGTATGGACGAAGATCAGGGGCAATATGATCAGGTTAGTGTAGAAACCGGATATTGCCATGGAGCCGCAATGATGTGCCGGAGATCGGATCTGGATAGAGTTGGATTAATGGCCGAGCATTTTTTTCTATATTATGAAGAGCTGGACTGGTGTGAACAGTTTAAAAAAGCAGGAAAAAAGATCTGGTTTACCGGAAAAGCCAAAGTTTATCATAAGGAATCTATCAGCGTTGGAAAAGAAAGTAGTATCAAAACTTATTTTATGACCCGTAACAGGATGCTTTTTATCAGAAGGAATACCGGGCTTCTCAATACCCTTTTGTTCAGCATCTATTATATTTTTCTGGCCAGCAGCCGACAAGTGGTCCTTTATTTGCTTAAAGGTCGTGCAGACTTGATAAAGGGGGTTATTAAAGGTCTTTGGTGGAATTTAACCAACTCAAAAAATAGCAGTAAACTCGGTTTTAAAATCTAA
- a CDS encoding oligosaccharide flippase family protein: protein MKLKNFFKSLNNKYVLSLLGNGVMSIIGMVISIILRRVFSLEEMGIWLLFFSVILLVDTFRTGFLTTAFIKFFAGAEEQKAREIVGSTWYLAILITGVLLLLNIPAYFISFHVENLGVSLFLRWFGLAYVLSLPFFVTSCILQAKQRFDQLLFIRLFNQGSFVVFILLFIFFKRINITTVIYSYLLSNAVSSFISVLRGWSMINDVRLKTKETIATIYHFGKFSVGTNISATLLGTADSLIINFVMGPAALAIYDAGIKFIQFIEIPLRSFAATAMPALSTAFNNNKRMEVIDITKKYIGMVTIAIVPITLGTLIFADYAILILGGEKYVHTIAPNILRIVMIIALFYPADRFLALTLDVIHKPKINFYKVMLMVVVTVVTDFAGIYLTNSLYGVITATIFPTLTAILIGYYALQKNYEKFGFWDIFSSGYLEMKYFLSSQYKKYFR, encoded by the coding sequence ATGAAGCTGAAGAATTTTTTCAAATCACTAAACAACAAATATGTATTATCTCTCTTAGGAAACGGCGTAATGTCTATCATTGGCATGGTCATCTCCATCATCCTAAGAAGGGTATTTTCCCTGGAGGAAATGGGGATCTGGCTCCTGTTCTTTAGTGTAATTCTATTAGTAGACACCTTCCGGACCGGTTTTTTAACCACTGCATTTATTAAGTTTTTTGCCGGAGCTGAAGAACAGAAAGCGAGAGAAATTGTGGGTTCTACCTGGTATCTGGCCATTCTGATCACCGGCGTACTCCTCCTTCTGAATATCCCCGCTTATTTCATTTCTTTTCACGTTGAAAATTTAGGAGTGTCTTTATTCTTAAGATGGTTTGGCCTTGCTTATGTCTTGTCTCTTCCCTTTTTTGTGACCTCCTGTATTCTCCAGGCGAAGCAGAGGTTTGACCAATTGTTGTTTATTCGCCTTTTCAACCAGGGATCCTTCGTTGTATTTATCTTACTATTTATCTTTTTTAAGAGAATAAATATCACGACAGTGATCTATTCCTACCTTTTATCCAATGCTGTTTCCAGTTTTATTTCCGTCCTGAGAGGTTGGTCCATGATCAATGATGTCAGACTAAAAACTAAAGAAACCATCGCTACCATTTATCATTTTGGAAAATTCAGCGTAGGGACAAATATCAGTGCAACGCTTTTGGGAACTGCAGATTCCCTGATTATCAATTTTGTGATGGGGCCAGCCGCCCTTGCCATTTATGATGCCGGGATCAAGTTCATACAATTTATTGAAATCCCGTTGAGAAGTTTTGCAGCTACCGCCATGCCGGCACTATCTACCGCGTTTAACAACAACAAACGTATGGAGGTGATCGACATTACCAAAAAATACATTGGTATGGTTACAATTGCGATCGTCCCTATTACGCTGGGGACGTTGATTTTTGCCGATTATGCCATTCTGATTTTAGGAGGCGAGAAATATGTGCATACCATTGCCCCGAATATTCTAAGAATTGTGATGATTATTGCCTTATTTTATCCTGCAGACCGTTTTCTGGCCCTTACACTCGACGTAATCCACAAACCAAAAATTAACTTTTATAAGGTCATGCTAATGGTTGTCGTTACCGTAGTAACAGATTTTGCCGGTATTTATCTGACCAATAGTTTATATGGAGTAATTACGGCAACCATTTTCCCAACCCTTACCGCAATACTGATTGGATACTACGCCCTGCAGAAGAACTACGAGAAATTTGGATTCTGGGATATTTTCTCTTCAGGATACCTGGAAATGAAGTACTTTTTAAGTAGCCAGTACAAAAAATATTTCCGTTAA
- a CDS encoding GMC family oxidoreductase has product MRDNKGDRTYDAIVIGSGISGGWAAMELCKKGLKTLLLERGRDVKHIQDYKSANLNPWDFDHRLLNTREDQLNSPVQSGFYDEGDKMYFVKDEEHPYIQNNAFNWVRGYQVGGRSLTWGRQCYRLSDLDFEANAKEGIAVDWPIRYKDIAPWYDHVESFIGVSGTNEGLSHLPDGNFLPGMELNCIEKHLAQSIRKNDEHKLLTIARVANLTRGWDNRGPCQYRNLCSRGCPFGGYFSSNSSTIPAAMATGNLTLRPFSIVSEILYDADKQKAKGVRVIDAMTKEVYEFSARIVFLNASTIGTASILLNSKSDRFSEGFGNDSGQIGHHLMDHHSSAGASGKHDGFSDMYYKGRRPCGFLVPRYRNLPGREKMNFLRGYNLQGHGERREWMDTTAHEAGFGKSFKEKLSNPGPWTVWMAGWGECLPYFDNKIALDKDQKDQWGLPLVKIDFSYQENEKKMMDDICASSEEILDKAGFKDIEVFNYNKVPGSTVHEMGTVRMGHDPRSSALNGNNQLHDVKNVFVTDGSCMTSSACQNPSLTYMALTARACDFAFNELKKGNL; this is encoded by the coding sequence ATGAGGGATAACAAAGGGGATAGAACTTATGATGCAATCGTTATTGGCTCCGGTATTAGCGGAGGTTGGGCGGCGATGGAATTGTGTAAGAAGGGCTTAAAAACCTTACTGCTGGAAAGAGGGAGGGATGTGAAGCATATTCAGGATTATAAAAGTGCAAACCTTAATCCCTGGGATTTCGATCATCGTTTATTAAATACCCGGGAGGATCAGTTGAATAGTCCGGTTCAGAGTGGTTTCTATGATGAGGGCGATAAGATGTATTTTGTTAAGGATGAGGAACATCCATATATCCAGAATAATGCATTTAATTGGGTGAGAGGTTATCAGGTTGGTGGGAGATCGTTAACTTGGGGGCGACAATGTTACCGCTTGTCTGATCTTGATTTTGAAGCGAATGCTAAAGAGGGTATAGCTGTTGACTGGCCTATTCGTTATAAAGATATTGCTCCCTGGTATGATCATGTAGAGTCTTTCATTGGCGTCAGTGGGACAAATGAAGGATTGAGCCATTTGCCTGACGGTAATTTTTTACCTGGAATGGAGTTGAACTGCATCGAAAAACACCTAGCTCAGTCTATCCGGAAAAATGATGAACATAAATTGCTGACTATCGCCAGAGTGGCTAATTTAACCCGGGGATGGGATAACAGGGGCCCTTGCCAATACCGTAATTTATGTTCCAGAGGATGTCCTTTTGGTGGTTATTTTAGCAGTAACAGTTCGACGATCCCTGCGGCAATGGCCACTGGTAATTTGACATTGAGACCCTTTTCAATTGTTTCAGAGATACTATATGACGCCGATAAACAAAAAGCAAAAGGTGTTCGGGTCATTGATGCCATGACGAAAGAGGTTTATGAGTTTTCAGCAAGAATTGTCTTTTTGAATGCCTCTACGATTGGTACTGCATCCATTCTTTTAAATTCAAAGTCTGATCGGTTTTCGGAGGGTTTTGGAAACGACAGTGGTCAGATAGGCCATCATCTGATGGACCATCATTCATCTGCCGGGGCATCAGGAAAGCATGACGGATTTTCGGATATGTATTATAAAGGTCGCAGACCTTGCGGCTTTCTTGTTCCCCGATACCGGAATCTGCCGGGAAGAGAAAAGATGAATTTTTTACGTGGTTATAACTTACAGGGACATGGTGAGCGCAGGGAGTGGATGGATACTACTGCTCATGAGGCCGGTTTCGGTAAATCATTCAAGGAAAAATTAAGCAATCCTGGTCCTTGGACGGTCTGGATGGCAGGATGGGGGGAGTGCCTGCCTTATTTTGATAATAAGATAGCCCTGGATAAAGATCAGAAGGATCAATGGGGGCTTCCTCTGGTAAAGATCGACTTCTCCTATCAGGAAAATGAAAAGAAAATGATGGATGATATTTGTGCTAGCTCTGAAGAAATTCTTGATAAGGCGGGATTTAAAGATATAGAGGTTTTTAATTACAATAAAGTGCCGGGTTCTACAGTTCATGAAATGGGAACAGTGAGAATGGGCCATGATCCCAGGAGTTCAGCGCTTAATGGAAATAACCAGCTTCATGACGTGAAAAACGTATTCGTCACCGATGGTAGCTGTATGACTTCTTCAGCTTGTCAGAATCCGTCGCTGACCTATATGGCATTAACTGCCAGGGCGTGTGACTTTGCTTTCAATGAATTGAAAAAAGGAAATCTTTAA
- a CDS encoding gluconate 2-dehydrogenase subunit 3 family protein gives MNRRKAIVTGLFAGIGISFFSVSKWYQFTHAPDLADLKLDIELIAELAEVIIPRTETPGARDVGAHHFVIKAVTDCLEPKNQRSFIDGLADLKKYTQDRYGRDFKACNAKEKEETLAHFEANTEYVNTFMKKVRRKIMGDTFFSILKQYTVIGYCTSMAGATKGLNYDYIPSVYHSCIPLREGQKSWATK, from the coding sequence ATGAACAGGCGTAAAGCAATCGTAACTGGACTATTCGCAGGTATTGGTATTTCTTTTTTTTCTGTATCCAAATGGTATCAGTTTACGCATGCACCTGACCTAGCTGATCTGAAACTTGATATTGAGCTGATCGCAGAATTGGCAGAAGTCATCATCCCCAGAACAGAAACTCCAGGTGCCAGAGATGTGGGGGCGCATCACTTTGTAATTAAAGCCGTAACTGATTGCCTGGAACCTAAAAATCAAAGGAGCTTTATTGACGGACTGGCAGATTTAAAGAAATATACCCAGGATCGCTACGGGAGAGATTTTAAAGCATGTAATGCCAAGGAGAAAGAAGAAACATTGGCTCATTTTGAAGCGAATACAGAATATGTAAATACCTTTATGAAAAAGGTAAGAAGAAAAATTATGGGGGATACTTTTTTTTCAATACTTAAACAATATACAGTGATCGGTTATTGTACTTCTATGGCGGGTGCAACAAAGGGACTGAATTATGATTATATACCATCGGTTTACCACTCCTGTATCCCTCTTCGGGAGGGTCAGAAATCATGGGCAACAAAATAA